A genomic region of Pseudomonas frederiksbergensis contains the following coding sequences:
- the mexE gene encoding multidrug efflux RND transporter periplasmic adaptor subunit MexE: MEQSLKHLRFPLALLALLVMSACGKTPDAAATMPPAKVSVAKVLEQPVNEWDDFTGRLEAPETVEIRPRVSGQIDEVTFTEGALVKKGDLLFQIDPRPFQAEVRRLEALVAQGRANATRSENEAQRGERLRTSNAISAELADSRTSAAQEARAAVGAIQAQLDLAKLNLSFTRVTAPISGRVSRAEITAGNLVTADVTALTSVVSTDKIYAYFDADERVYLKYTQLARQGQRGQTTPVYLGLSNEEGNPHLGQMNFVDNQVNPKTGTIRGRAVFDNSKGEYTPGLYARLKLVGSGTYSAVLINDEAVGTDLGKKFVLVMDADNKSAYRAVELGPKIEGLRIVRSGLNKDDTIIVKGLQRVRPGSPVTPEVIPMASQETLAALAQQRQALEASNLPQVAPAKVAPGTAVKLAAATPRG, encoded by the coding sequence ATGGAACAGTCACTCAAACATTTGCGCTTCCCCTTGGCCCTCTTGGCCTTGCTGGTGATGAGCGCCTGCGGCAAGACGCCGGACGCTGCCGCCACCATGCCCCCGGCCAAAGTCAGCGTGGCCAAGGTGCTGGAACAACCGGTCAACGAGTGGGACGATTTCACTGGCCGCCTCGAAGCACCGGAAACCGTCGAGATTCGTCCTCGGGTGTCTGGCCAGATCGATGAAGTCACTTTCACCGAAGGTGCACTGGTAAAAAAAGGCGATCTGTTGTTCCAGATCGACCCCCGGCCGTTCCAGGCTGAGGTCCGCCGCCTTGAAGCCCTGGTTGCCCAGGGCCGCGCCAATGCTACCCGCAGCGAAAATGAAGCCCAACGCGGTGAACGCCTGCGCACCAGCAACGCGATTTCCGCGGAGCTGGCCGACTCGCGTACCAGCGCCGCCCAAGAAGCCCGAGCCGCTGTCGGCGCGATCCAGGCTCAATTGGACCTGGCCAAACTGAATCTCAGTTTCACCCGCGTCACCGCACCGATCAGCGGCCGTGTCAGCCGTGCAGAAATCACCGCCGGCAACCTGGTCACCGCTGATGTCACCGCGCTGACCAGCGTGGTCTCCACCGACAAGATTTACGCCTACTTCGACGCCGATGAGCGTGTGTACCTCAAGTACACCCAACTCGCCCGCCAGGGCCAACGCGGTCAAACCACTCCGGTTTACCTTGGTCTGTCCAATGAAGAAGGCAACCCACACCTGGGCCAGATGAACTTCGTCGACAACCAGGTCAACCCGAAAACCGGCACCATTCGTGGTCGTGCCGTATTTGATAACAGCAAGGGCGAATACACCCCCGGCCTCTACGCTCGCCTGAAACTGGTGGGCAGCGGGACCTACTCCGCCGTGTTGATCAACGACGAAGCCGTCGGTACCGACCTGGGTAAAAAGTTCGTGCTGGTGATGGACGCCGACAACAAATCGGCTTATCGCGCCGTCGAACTGGGGCCGAAAATCGAAGGTTTACGCATTGTGCGCAGCGGCCTGAACAAGGACGACACGATCATCGTCAAGGGCTTGCAACGGGTACGTCCGGGCTCCCCGGTCACGCCTGAAGTGATTCCGATGGCCAGCCAGGAAACCCTCGCGGCCCTTGCTCAACAACGCCAAGCGCTTGAAGCCAGCAACCTGCCCCAAGTCGCACCTGCCAAGGTTGCGCCGGGTACGGCTGTGAAGCTCGCCGCTGCGACTCCACGTGGTTAA
- a CDS encoding isochorismate lyase, with the protein MSQLKTPEACESLNDVRAGIDFFDRQILESLKQRLGYVKAAVQFKANEQAIPAPERVAAMLEDRREWAVAAGFEVAFVEKLYEQIIHWNIQQQILHWQVTYPDRNKA; encoded by the coding sequence ATGTCGCAACTTAAAACGCCTGAAGCCTGCGAAAGCCTCAATGATGTTCGGGCAGGCATCGATTTTTTTGATCGCCAGATCCTTGAGTCCTTGAAACAACGCCTGGGTTATGTGAAAGCCGCTGTGCAATTCAAAGCCAATGAGCAGGCTATCCCCGCACCGGAGCGAGTCGCGGCGATGCTCGAAGACCGCCGCGAGTGGGCAGTCGCCGCTGGGTTCGAAGTGGCCTTCGTCGAGAAGCTCTACGAGCAGATTATTCATTGGAATATCCAACAGCAGATTCTGCACTGGCAAGTCACTTATCCCGACCGAAACAAGGCATAA
- a CDS encoding histidine decarboxylase yields the protein MTLSTADQSRLERFWQHCVTNQYFNIGYPESADFDYSQLHRFLRFSINNCGDWNEYSNYLLNSFDFEKDVMTYFSELFNIALEDSWGYVTNGGTEGNMFGCYLGRELFPDGTLYYSKDTHYSVAKIVKLLRIKCRAVESLANGEIDYDDLMAKITADQERHPIIFANIGTTLRGAVDNIATIQQRLQQAGIARHDYYLHADAALSGMILPFVDHPQPFSFADGIDSICVSGHKMIGSPIPCGIVVAKRKNVARISVEVDYILAHDKTISGSRNGHTPLMMWAALRSHSFADWRQRIHHSLEKAQYAVDRFQAAGIDAWRNENSITVVFPCPSQWIAKKYCLAISGDTAHLITTPHHHDNLMIDALIDEVITELETDAWRFGGAHVKQEGHERRPSHSARETCPRFDVI from the coding sequence ATGACTTTATCCACTGCCGACCAAAGCAGGCTTGAGCGCTTCTGGCAGCACTGCGTGACGAATCAGTACTTCAATATCGGGTACCCCGAATCAGCGGACTTCGATTACTCCCAGTTGCATCGCTTCCTGCGTTTTTCGATCAACAACTGCGGGGATTGGAACGAGTACAGCAACTACCTGTTGAACTCATTCGACTTTGAAAAGGACGTCATGACGTACTTCTCCGAGCTGTTCAACATTGCGCTTGAAGACAGCTGGGGCTACGTCACCAACGGGGGGACCGAAGGCAACATGTTTGGCTGCTACCTGGGTCGCGAACTGTTCCCGGACGGCACCCTGTACTACTCGAAAGACACCCATTACTCCGTTGCGAAAATCGTCAAGTTGCTACGGATCAAATGTCGTGCAGTCGAGTCATTGGCCAATGGCGAAATCGACTACGACGACCTGATGGCAAAAATAACCGCCGACCAGGAACGCCACCCCATCATCTTCGCTAACATCGGCACCACCCTGCGCGGAGCGGTCGACAATATCGCCACCATTCAACAGCGTCTGCAGCAGGCGGGCATTGCCCGTCATGACTACTACTTGCACGCAGACGCAGCGCTGAGCGGGATGATCCTGCCCTTCGTCGATCACCCACAGCCCTTCTCGTTCGCCGATGGCATCGACTCGATCTGCGTCTCCGGCCACAAGATGATCGGTTCGCCCATTCCTTGCGGGATCGTCGTGGCCAAACGCAAGAACGTTGCGCGCATCTCGGTGGAAGTGGACTACATCCTGGCCCATGACAAGACCATCAGTGGCTCGCGCAATGGCCATACACCGTTGATGATGTGGGCGGCACTCCGTAGCCACTCGTTCGCTGACTGGCGCCAGCGTATCCACCACAGCCTGGAAAAAGCACAGTATGCGGTGGATCGATTCCAGGCTGCGGGCATTGATGCCTGGCGCAACGAGAACTCCATCACCGTAGTGTTCCCCTGCCCGTCGCAGTGGATTGCGAAGAAATATTGCCTGGCGATATCTGGCGATACGGCGCACTTGATAACGACACCCCATCATCACGACAACTTAATGATCGACGCATTGATCGATGAGGTCATTACCGAGCTTGAGACCGATGCCTGGCGATTTGGGGGGGCGCATGTCAAACAAGAGGGTCATGAGCGACGACCTTCACACTCCGCCAGGGAGACGTGTCCCCGATTCGACGTCATCTGA
- a CDS encoding (2,3-dihydroxybenzoyl)adenylate synthase, with protein sequence MTIEFHHWPLDRAQSYREKGYWIDKPLTQILQARSQSQPHASAIICGDRRFSYAELEQLSSNLASRLAASGLGKGDTALVQLPNIAEFYIVLFALLKTGIAPLNALYSHRKLELKSYAKQITPRLLIASREHEVFRDDSYIADLKEVGSSPEITLLLGELRPENNLAAWIKTPSERHVDFSPSEPGEVALFQLSGGSTGTPKLIPRTHNDYHYNARASAHVCELTPQTRFLCALPAAHNFLLSSPGALGVLYAGGTIVMAPSPEPLTCFSIIQRHEVNTVALVPSAVALWLQAAPEHKEQLQSLEFLQVGGACFADSLARQVPGVLGCTLQQVFGMAEGLINYTRLDDSNEQIFTTQGRPISPDDEIKIVDEHGIPVPHGEPGMLATRGPYTFCGYYRSPEQNAQAFDNEGYYYSGDLVQLTPTGDLRVVGRVKDQINRGGEKVASEEIENLIVLHPDVTHAGLVAMPDDRLGEKSCAFVVSRNPTLKPPALRRHLMELGIAEYKLPDRIRLIETMPLTAVGKIDKKQLRQFLAAETTRAWLHTRVLQLVEDCEDLDPEENLIFYGLDSLQVMKLAAELKERGIAVSFEELAASPTLASWWSLVDTKQKAA encoded by the coding sequence ATGACTATAGAATTCCATCACTGGCCCCTCGACAGAGCGCAGAGCTATCGGGAAAAAGGCTACTGGATCGACAAACCACTCACACAAATTCTTCAGGCACGCAGCCAGTCGCAACCTCACGCATCGGCGATTATTTGCGGTGATCGTCGTTTCAGCTATGCCGAGCTGGAGCAGCTGTCGTCCAACCTGGCTTCGCGTCTGGCGGCCAGCGGGCTTGGCAAAGGCGACACCGCCTTGGTGCAACTGCCCAATATTGCGGAGTTTTACATTGTCTTGTTCGCGCTGCTCAAGACCGGGATTGCGCCCCTCAACGCGCTCTACAGCCATCGAAAACTGGAACTCAAGAGCTACGCCAAGCAAATCACGCCTAGGCTGCTGATCGCTTCTCGTGAGCATGAAGTCTTTCGCGACGACAGCTACATCGCAGACCTCAAGGAAGTGGGCTCCAGCCCTGAAATCACCCTGCTGCTGGGCGAACTGCGTCCCGAAAACAACCTCGCCGCCTGGATCAAAACCCCAAGTGAGCGCCACGTGGACTTCTCCCCCAGCGAACCGGGTGAAGTGGCGCTATTCCAATTGTCCGGCGGCAGCACAGGCACCCCCAAACTCATCCCGCGCACCCATAACGACTATCACTACAACGCTCGGGCGAGTGCGCACGTATGCGAGCTCACACCACAAACGCGCTTTCTGTGCGCCCTGCCTGCGGCGCACAACTTCTTGCTCAGCTCGCCCGGCGCCTTGGGTGTCCTGTATGCCGGCGGCACTATCGTCATGGCTCCCAGCCCGGAGCCATTGACTTGCTTTTCGATCATTCAGCGCCATGAAGTGAATACCGTGGCCTTGGTTCCAAGTGCGGTCGCCTTGTGGTTGCAGGCCGCACCGGAGCACAAAGAGCAACTGCAATCGCTGGAATTCCTCCAGGTCGGCGGCGCCTGTTTCGCCGACTCGCTGGCACGCCAGGTTCCCGGAGTGCTCGGCTGCACGTTGCAGCAGGTGTTCGGCATGGCCGAGGGGCTGATCAACTACACCCGCCTGGACGACTCAAACGAACAGATCTTCACCACTCAAGGCCGTCCAATCAGTCCGGATGACGAAATCAAAATCGTCGACGAACACGGCATTCCCGTCCCGCACGGCGAGCCTGGCATGCTCGCCACTCGCGGTCCTTACACGTTCTGCGGGTATTACCGAAGCCCTGAACAGAATGCCCAGGCGTTTGACAATGAGGGTTACTACTATTCCGGCGACCTCGTTCAGCTCACACCGACAGGCGATTTGCGGGTCGTCGGCAGGGTCAAGGATCAGATCAACCGCGGTGGCGAAAAAGTGGCCTCGGAGGAAATCGAAAACCTCATCGTCCTCCACCCGGACGTGACCCACGCCGGCCTGGTGGCCATGCCCGACGACAGACTAGGGGAAAAGAGCTGCGCCTTCGTCGTCTCCCGCAACCCCACTCTCAAACCACCCGCCTTGAGACGCCACTTGATGGAACTCGGCATCGCCGAATACAAACTGCCCGATCGCATCCGGCTCATCGAGACCATGCCGCTGACGGCCGTGGGCAAGATCGACAAAAAGCAACTACGCCAGTTCCTGGCGGCGGAAACCACCCGCGCCTGGTTACACACCCGCGTACTGCAACTTGTCGAGGACTGTGAAGACCTGGACCCAGAGGAAAACCTGATTTTCTACGGCCTCGATTCCTTGCAGGTGATGAAGCTCGCTGCGGAGCTCAAAGAACGCGGTATCGCTGTCAGCTTCGAAGAGCTGGCGGCCTCGCCCACGCTCGCCAGTTGGTGGTCGCTGGTAGACACGAAGCAAAAAGCCGCCTGA
- a CDS encoding isochorismate synthase produces MRSGTLRANDTDEVQAIDEKERFSFTSGDRELTVAGMLQRIETPAIGGDNANSLFQKTVMQALDRARKAGQSNPIIVGAIPFDPAEASCLYIPEHAEWRARSTTARTGVATLPELIEQKNIPDEQGFKRAVEHAIVNFRHSDVRKAVLSVQRELVFAQDVDVGAMQNNLRAQNQSGYHFRVPMLDGATLIGVSPELLVHKDGLNFVSNPLAGSAKRMTDPQADRRNADWLSASEKDHYEHRLVTEDIATQLGELCTQLNVPQRPTLISTPALWHLSTRIEGTLADPTVSALQLACRLHPTPAVCGFPTERARRLIRFVEPFERGLFTGMVGWCDAQGNGEWVVTIRCGTVKRNRVRLFAGAGIVEASSPDSEWTEVQTKLGTMLRACGLAH; encoded by the coding sequence ATGAGATCGGGCACCCTAAGAGCGAATGACACGGATGAGGTGCAAGCCATTGATGAAAAAGAGCGTTTTTCATTCACCTCCGGCGATCGAGAACTAACAGTCGCCGGGATGCTTCAGCGAATCGAAACACCTGCCATTGGCGGCGATAACGCCAATAGCCTGTTCCAGAAAACCGTTATGCAAGCCCTCGACCGGGCGCGCAAGGCCGGCCAGAGCAACCCGATAATCGTCGGCGCCATCCCCTTCGATCCTGCTGAAGCCTCTTGCCTCTACATCCCCGAACACGCCGAGTGGCGAGCACGAAGCACCACCGCGCGGACAGGCGTCGCAACACTGCCTGAACTGATCGAGCAAAAAAACATACCGGACGAGCAAGGCTTCAAACGCGCGGTAGAGCACGCGATCGTCAACTTCCGCCACAGTGACGTGCGCAAGGCCGTGCTCTCGGTGCAACGTGAGCTGGTGTTTGCGCAGGATGTGGATGTGGGCGCCATGCAGAACAATCTGCGAGCCCAGAATCAAAGCGGCTATCACTTCCGTGTACCCATGCTGGACGGCGCTACGCTGATCGGCGTCAGCCCCGAGCTGCTCGTCCACAAGGACGGTCTGAACTTCGTGTCCAACCCGCTGGCGGGTTCGGCCAAACGCATGACCGATCCACAAGCGGACCGGCGCAACGCAGATTGGCTGTCCGCTTCGGAAAAGGATCACTACGAGCACCGCCTCGTGACCGAGGACATTGCCACTCAACTTGGGGAGCTGTGCACACAGCTGAATGTGCCCCAGCGCCCCACCCTTATCAGCACGCCCGCACTTTGGCATCTCTCCACGCGTATCGAAGGCACATTGGCGGATCCGACAGTCTCGGCCTTGCAGCTTGCCTGCCGCCTGCATCCAACCCCTGCCGTCTGTGGGTTCCCCACCGAGCGCGCCCGGCGCCTGATCCGCTTCGTCGAACCCTTCGAGCGTGGCCTGTTCACCGGCATGGTTGGCTGGTGCGACGCCCAAGGCAATGGCGAGTGGGTGGTGACCATTCGCTGCGGCACCGTCAAGCGCAACAGGGTCCGCCTGTTCGCCGGCGCTGGCATCGTCGAAGCCTCGAGCCCCGACTCCGAATGGACAGAAGTCCAGACCAAACTCGGCACCATGCTGCGCGCCTGCGGTTTGGCCCACTAA
- a CDS encoding amino acid adenylation domain-containing protein, with the protein MQAACWIGRAAHASLGRVSAHLYAEFDGRSIDLERLRKALERVCLLHPMLRVRLNAEGLQSIASMDQSPPLEVEDLRVMTELEVARHLLCKREEWTHQQLDLGHCPGVRFSVSLLAGDEFRLHVDTDMIAIDPSSFRILIEDLARFYDDPDGPVPHTPSFFDWYDKARTDTSLKVARERDRIWWRERLAEVAPAPTLPFLEVQPDQARSHRLSTWLGPDERQALQRLARERRMTLSTLMMGLFAAVLGAQTGDRKFRLNVPTFWRPPLVDEVERVVGDFANVLILDVDIESARSPAALCTQMAKKMVDLLEHCAYPGVNLMRDLSRHHGSPQLAPVVFTAALDMPGGDLLSERVRRVFGSMNWVISQGPQVALDAQIACADGGILINWDIRLDALPGAWVSDLFDRFVAVVREVSVCSAVLDQPFSQRTLPLTALQQAYLLGRSAQMPLGGVAMQEFREYRGSLDPALLRSRLAGMVQRHESLRTRIDAQKLVQLVSDEVQINLQEVDLTALSPEDALGYVEERREDYAHALFELDRSPWNVTVFRLPEGHLCVFVRLDALILDGRSIATLMVELFDGVVGEEPFTEVTPEPEDLARQRKADAAYWKAKLASVSGAPRLPWITALDQVGASRYERQSLLVPKAAFSAFCKLGARQRLFKNSTLMALVLEVLSHWVDEGGLCVAVPVAPQTSGAFANRSSFIAVNWNSDSDGFAQRATQLQVDVLEGLQHLVFSGVDLARLLFESHGPGPVLPVVITNGFSWPVSPVDSPMSLWGGLTQTPQVAMDIRFSANAEGALVFDIDYAREVLDPAVVSDILSAFERAISQITANGVFAIDAPAIIDRRHYRLNSPVTDACHAAFLGQIASHIFDRTNARIALISGDRQISYAELGDGVCRVIAALKARGLSRRNVVAICLPRSPEHTMVTLACALTGLIWVPIDASAPEERRLFLLENCRPDLVVITQGEPVEHPYATPDELLAAQAQVPPVMDDLSLSEAPAYYLYTSGTTGKPKCVVLSNRATANVIGSTLERWAVTERDVFMSVTPLHHDMSIFDVLGCLTAGATLVLPGQGEEKDAVRWNQLIARHQVTLWCSVPAILEMLLSCRATHDLKSLRLIAQGGDYIKPAVIAELRALLPVSRLISLGGPTETTIWSIWHEITADDRALIPYGRPLPGNRYFTLDSQGEHCPAGVVGRIHTAGVNLALGYLENGELTQSEFVTVSDEHGQAVRAFRTGDCGRYRRDGTLIFDSRVNGYVKVRGVRVSLPDIEIELINHPSVRHVLVVDYGEQRRGEVCIGALYVGQQGAAELTATELRNYARQHLPHSHVPTRFLSVDELPLSQNGKPDRQRARSLLTAPANEVAEPVARIVPTQRNKVLDIYLSVLGRPLEDGVNDAVDFISLGLRPQHLKAISARFQEDFSVVLSPGQLLRCRTAQDVERLLVAEGS; encoded by the coding sequence ATGCAAGCCGCCTGTTGGATCGGGCGCGCTGCTCATGCGTCTTTAGGGAGAGTTTCGGCTCATCTTTATGCCGAGTTTGATGGTCGTTCCATTGACCTGGAACGGCTTCGCAAGGCGCTTGAACGGGTATGTCTGCTGCATCCCATGCTGCGGGTTCGGCTGAATGCAGAGGGCCTGCAATCCATTGCTTCGATGGACCAGTCACCGCCGTTGGAAGTCGAAGATCTACGCGTGATGACCGAGCTGGAAGTGGCGCGGCATCTGCTCTGCAAACGTGAGGAATGGACTCATCAGCAGCTTGATCTCGGCCATTGCCCGGGCGTCCGTTTCTCGGTCAGCCTGCTGGCGGGCGATGAGTTCCGCTTGCACGTCGATACGGACATGATCGCCATCGACCCGTCGAGTTTCCGCATATTAATCGAAGACCTGGCACGGTTTTATGATGACCCCGACGGACCGGTTCCACACACGCCTTCTTTCTTCGATTGGTACGACAAGGCGCGTACCGATACCTCGCTCAAAGTCGCCCGAGAACGAGACCGCATTTGGTGGCGTGAGCGCCTGGCTGAAGTCGCTCCTGCGCCCACATTGCCGTTTCTCGAGGTTCAGCCTGATCAAGCCCGGAGCCATCGATTAAGCACATGGCTTGGCCCCGATGAGCGTCAGGCGTTACAGCGTCTGGCCCGTGAGCGAAGAATGACCCTGTCGACCTTGATGATGGGGCTTTTCGCGGCTGTACTCGGGGCGCAGACAGGGGACCGGAAATTTCGCCTCAACGTGCCCACGTTCTGGCGTCCGCCACTGGTGGATGAAGTCGAGCGGGTAGTCGGCGATTTTGCCAACGTGCTGATTCTCGATGTGGATATCGAGTCGGCCCGGAGCCCCGCAGCCCTTTGCACGCAGATGGCGAAAAAGATGGTCGATTTGCTCGAACATTGCGCCTATCCAGGGGTGAATCTGATGCGCGATCTTTCTCGCCATCATGGTTCGCCGCAACTGGCGCCGGTGGTGTTTACCGCAGCGCTGGACATGCCGGGTGGCGATCTTCTCTCGGAGCGCGTCCGGCGTGTCTTCGGGTCGATGAACTGGGTGATCTCCCAAGGGCCCCAGGTTGCACTCGACGCGCAGATTGCCTGCGCCGACGGCGGCATATTGATCAATTGGGACATTCGTCTTGATGCTCTGCCGGGAGCCTGGGTGTCGGATCTGTTCGATCGCTTCGTGGCGGTCGTGCGTGAGGTGTCTGTCTGCTCCGCGGTCCTGGATCAACCGTTTTCTCAGCGCACGCTGCCGCTGACCGCTCTTCAACAGGCCTATTTGCTTGGGCGCAGCGCGCAGATGCCGCTGGGCGGCGTGGCCATGCAGGAGTTTCGCGAGTACCGCGGCTCTTTGGATCCTGCTCTGCTGCGAAGCCGGTTGGCCGGGATGGTCCAGCGCCACGAAAGCCTGAGAACACGGATCGATGCGCAAAAACTCGTGCAGCTTGTCAGTGATGAGGTGCAGATAAACCTGCAGGAAGTCGACCTCACTGCTCTGTCGCCAGAAGATGCGCTTGGCTACGTTGAGGAGCGTCGTGAGGATTATGCACACGCGCTGTTCGAGCTGGATCGCTCGCCCTGGAATGTCACGGTCTTCCGGCTCCCGGAAGGTCATCTGTGCGTTTTTGTGCGCCTTGATGCATTGATCCTCGATGGGCGATCGATTGCAACCCTCATGGTTGAACTGTTCGACGGTGTAGTCGGCGAGGAACCGTTCACAGAGGTTACCCCTGAGCCAGAAGACCTCGCCCGCCAACGCAAGGCGGATGCCGCTTATTGGAAAGCCAAACTCGCCTCCGTGAGCGGTGCTCCACGTTTGCCGTGGATCACCGCGCTGGACCAGGTGGGCGCTTCTCGCTATGAGCGACAGAGCTTGTTGGTGCCCAAAGCGGCGTTCAGCGCGTTCTGCAAACTGGGAGCGCGGCAACGGCTGTTCAAGAACTCCACCCTGATGGCGCTGGTGCTGGAAGTGCTTTCCCACTGGGTCGATGAGGGGGGATTGTGTGTCGCGGTGCCTGTTGCCCCGCAAACGAGTGGTGCCTTTGCCAATCGCTCAAGCTTTATCGCGGTCAATTGGAACTCCGATTCAGACGGTTTTGCGCAGCGGGCTACCCAGCTGCAAGTCGATGTGCTGGAAGGTTTGCAGCATCTGGTCTTTTCAGGGGTTGACCTTGCCCGGTTGCTGTTCGAATCCCACGGTCCAGGCCCCGTCCTGCCTGTGGTGATCACCAACGGTTTTTCCTGGCCGGTCTCGCCGGTGGACAGTCCCATGAGCCTGTGGGGCGGACTGACCCAGACACCACAGGTGGCGATGGATATTCGCTTCTCGGCCAACGCCGAGGGTGCCTTGGTGTTCGACATCGACTATGCACGCGAAGTACTTGATCCGGCCGTGGTCAGCGATATCTTGAGTGCCTTCGAAAGGGCGATCAGTCAGATCACGGCAAACGGTGTTTTTGCCATTGATGCCCCGGCGATTATTGACAGGCGCCACTACCGGCTGAATAGCCCGGTTACTGATGCGTGCCACGCAGCGTTTCTCGGGCAGATCGCGAGCCATATCTTTGATCGTACCAACGCCAGAATCGCCCTTATCAGCGGCGACCGGCAAATCAGCTATGCCGAACTTGGCGACGGCGTATGCCGGGTGATCGCTGCGTTGAAAGCGCGCGGGCTTTCTCGGCGCAATGTGGTTGCCATATGCCTGCCCCGCAGCCCGGAGCACACGATGGTGACGTTGGCCTGTGCACTGACGGGCTTGATCTGGGTCCCCATCGATGCTTCAGCACCTGAGGAGCGACGGCTTTTCCTGCTGGAAAACTGTCGACCTGATCTGGTGGTGATCACCCAAGGTGAGCCTGTCGAGCATCCTTACGCGACACCCGATGAGCTGCTGGCAGCGCAAGCCCAGGTTCCACCGGTGATGGATGACCTGTCGTTAAGCGAAGCGCCGGCCTATTACCTCTATACCTCGGGCACCACCGGAAAGCCAAAATGTGTGGTGCTGAGCAACCGAGCCACAGCCAATGTCATTGGCAGTACTCTTGAGCGCTGGGCAGTGACCGAGCGCGATGTGTTCATGTCCGTCACCCCGCTTCACCATGACATGTCGATTTTCGACGTGTTGGGCTGCCTGACCGCGGGGGCGACGCTGGTACTTCCTGGCCAGGGCGAGGAAAAGGATGCGGTGCGCTGGAATCAGTTGATTGCCCGGCATCAGGTGACGTTGTGGTGTTCGGTGCCCGCCATCCTGGAGATGCTCCTTTCTTGCCGCGCCACTCATGACTTGAAGAGCCTACGCCTGATTGCGCAGGGCGGTGACTACATCAAGCCCGCCGTCATTGCCGAGCTGCGCGCGCTGCTGCCGGTTTCTCGGTTGATCTCCCTTGGGGGCCCGACGGAGACAACCATCTGGAGTATCTGGCACGAAATCACTGCCGATGACCGAGCGCTGATCCCCTACGGAAGGCCCTTGCCCGGTAACCGTTACTTCACCCTTGATTCACAGGGTGAGCATTGCCCGGCGGGCGTCGTCGGCCGAATTCACACGGCCGGTGTCAATCTCGCACTGGGGTACCTGGAAAACGGCGAGCTGACACAGAGCGAGTTCGTGACCGTCAGCGATGAACATGGCCAGGCCGTTCGGGCTTTCCGCACCGGTGATTGTGGTCGCTACCGTCGCGATGGCACCTTGATCTTCGACAGTCGGGTCAACGGCTATGTGAAAGTCCGCGGTGTACGGGTGTCGCTCCCGGATATCGAGATCGAACTGATCAATCACCCATCGGTCAGGCACGTGCTGGTCGTGGATTATGGCGAACAGCGTCGAGGTGAGGTTTGCATCGGTGCGCTGTATGTCGGCCAGCAGGGTGCCGCAGAGCTGACGGCAACCGAGTTGCGCAACTATGCCCGCCAGCATCTGCCGCATTCCCATGTACCCACGCGGTTCTTGAGCGTGGATGAGTTGCCGCTGTCGCAAAACGGCAAGCCTGATCGCCAGCGTGCCCGGAGCCTGCTCACTGCGCCGGCGAATGAAGTGGCCGAGCCTGTCGCCAGGATCGTGCCGACCCAGAGAAACAAGGTGCTGGACATCTAC